One segment of Paenibacillus sp. FSL R7-0337 DNA contains the following:
- a CDS encoding phosphopantetheine-binding protein: MMETAEKARLRIRTFIENNMNEMFDDNEVHDSDNIFEKGFVSSLFAMQLLNFIEQDFAIEVKDEDILLSNFSSVDQMLCLIEKVKGGSYA, encoded by the coding sequence ATGATGGAAACTGCGGAAAAAGCACGTTTGCGCATTCGAACTTTTATTGAAAACAATATGAACGAAATGTTTGATGATAATGAGGTTCACGACTCTGACAACATCTTTGAAAAAGGCTTCGTCAGCTCTTTGTTTGCTATGCAGTTGTTGAATTTTATCGAACAGGATTTTGCTATAGAAGTTAAGGATGAAGATATCCTGCTCTCAAACTTTAGTTCGGTAGATCAAATGTTGTGCTTAATAGAAAAAGTTAAAGGAGGCTCGTATGCATAA